GCTAGTTCATGAAAAGCCTAAATTCTCCCCGTCGGTCAACCGTGAATTCACCAAACTGTAACACGACAGATGATATACTGTAACGCTTGCgtagacaacaaaacaaaaacacagcaagTTGACATCGATTTCTTGACGTCAACTCGACTATCATCACCTCGGagtcaattacaaaaaaaatcgttGATTATTTAACCCCTAATGTCCATTGTAGTTTCctaaatttcactttttttttttccaaacaggaATCGGTTGCATTTGtgcttttttgtaaatattttctgCCCCGGAAATGTCAAATTCATGATGTGTTCCCTTGACCCCGAGTGTTTTTCCCAGCATCCTGCTTTAAAAACGCCTGCAGCGCTATCACCCCCTCTGGCAAATACCAATAATATTACAATGGCCATTGACTGTGAGAAAATCCACTGACGGCCTTCCCACATTTTCCAACCGAGCACTCATTTGAAACCACTACTAGTAATGGCGTCATCATGTATTACAACTATTACAATGGTGGGTAATTACCTCGTTGGTTCTCCTTGGACTGACTCGTGAGGTTTAAACTTGACAGTGAGATGACATCAGTGGCTGAGCTTTTGTTGTAAATGTCACACTCAGGGCTCACAATTTCACCCTTTAACATCGCACCACATGAGGCAAACGAGATGCAGACTTAATTAAACCAAAGGGAAATTACGAGAACTCCCCTCGCTCCTCTCTCTCATCCTTTCTTCATTTCTGCCTGCCTCGCTTTCCgcgttgtttgtttttccctgcAAATGAGGCCGGCTGCAGATGCATTTAATAAGCGGGCCGTGTGCATGCGCGGCAAAAAGCATGGCAAACTATTGTTTTCCGTCTATTAAGGCCCATCTGCGGGGGGGTTTTAAGCGCCGTCATTCGATGGCCGCCGCTGACGAGTCCTtagcgcgggggggggggggggtgcgagtGACATCAGGCGGCAGACATCATCGCGCTGATTTATAGTTTTCATTTAGCGCCTTTATCATCCTATTAACGGCACCCTCACGCACACAATCTGTCCTCCCGCCCGACGTGCCGATCGCTGACGCGGGGCGGGGTCAGTGGCTGCAAAATGTGACGCATGAAGGCCTCACGTGTGCGGTTTTTGCTCGTTAGGGTTGATAGCAgacagatggattttttttaaatgcggtgtgaatgtgtttttttttttttgtgtgtttttttttttttgcaatgacgTGTGTGAAGCCAGAATATCGCTCACTTGAGTGCTGGCATTAAAGTGTTGATAAACACTGATGACAAATCATGACGTTTTTTGATTGTGGTGCAGTAAACGGTTCCATTATGActcatgtaaacaaaacaaaaaaatactgtaaaatcctATGAATAACACTTGtttgcccaaaaaaatataataagaaaTGAAACTTTCATATTGTTCAGATGTTTACCAGTAGTTAGGCAATACACaaagtatggtgttccacagggttcaattctgagggcctctgctgttttcattgtatctgctcaCCCCTGGGTTCTTTATTCACTCTAATAATAAACCAGAAAATCGCCTCATAAGacctcaaaatcagtcaagatCTCAACCATGGTTGATTTGAACCTTTctctgtttgtctttttttatgtcgCGTCGTCATCCATGGATGTTAAACAAATCTATTTTGACAAAGTCAGGAGTAGAAAGTACCgatatacattttcaaatgtagggTGTACAAGTAAAaagttgtctgaaaaaaaattctcccagCTTTGGTTTATAATTACCCTAAACTTGATGCTAAGtcctgttagcattaagctagtcgACTTTTGACAAAATTGTCTTGCTTAGTAAAACATTTTGGTAGAACGGCTCCCTCTGGAGAATGTATTCAGTCTCGACTTGAGACTTGTTCCTCCACATAATACGCAACTAGTATTTCTCCCCTGCCTTACATCTGGATTTTGAACTGTTCTGCTGCCACTTCTCTGTTTTCGTTTGGTGGCGTGCCAAACATGTACCCTGGCTCAATAAAGACTGCGAAAAACCCTGGTCGGGAGACTAGTGGAGAGAAAGAGTGCAGGGATCGTTGCCATAGGGACGAATGCAACAGAAGGAAGACGGGGGTCCGCCTCCTGACCCACACGGAGAAGTTGAATGACAATCACGGAGCTGAGGCGAGACGGGCGCTGGTCACAATGCGAGGAGACGGGGAGAGGGGCGACCCGCACCCGTGCAAACAAATTGCCTGGGCTTCAGCGGGCTACTCAccacttagcattagcatcaaaaAGACATTATGCTAATAGCATCAAAAGGTGGCTAGCCCTGCTTTTGTGTCCCAGTAGCAATCCAAggacactgggggggggggattgtacATGCTAGCCTAAATGCACGAAGCATTTGCTGGCGTAGTGAAtgttgtaagatttttttttttattcgaagGCTGTAAAACGGAAATTCTGTAGTGTGACTTCTGTTTTCCTGCTGCACAGAAAACAGCAGATCACCTGATACTGCACCAAACTCTCAAGACCTGCAGGACACATTCAGTGACGCATTGCAGCCATTCATGCCTTTCCCATAAGTGCAGCATGTAGCAAAATGAGACCGGGGAGAGCTGTTAAGAAACGATAGTAGCTAGCACGTGGCGCGGGAACTTTTGACCTTCCACGCTTTCAAGCCTGTGAAATCTGCGAAAGCGCGTGTCTTCCtccatattttttccccaattcttTGCGGTGGCGTTGTTGTCGCTGTACGTCAGCTCAGTGAGCCGGCGAGACGTTTTCAGGTCGGTGCATCTCTTATTTACGGATTGGTATCTAACACCGTGAAATCGAAGAACAAATGAAGACAGGATCAGTTTGAAAATCGGGACAAAACCTAATGAagtgtaaaactttttttttttctaaacaaattTACCCGGTTCCACTTGCCAAGGGAGCTAATCTCAAAATTTCAGCTTTGTTTCTTCTTTACGGAGCTTTGGTTTAATTTGTCTCATCGTGGGACAAAAcgggaagctttttttttgttttttgttctttacgCGTGACAACacaacaaacacgcacacacacgccacaGTGTGTGTAGTATTGCAAACCAAAGTGGATAAAAACAGCCACTAATTCAATTTGAACCATCTCACACTTGGCTCATTATTGGATTGAAAAATCTGCCCTTGACCGGATTCGCGTCATCTCCAGGAGGACTCGCAAGGTCAAAGGGCGAATGAGGAAGCGCTGATGGCATGCCTGAATAATAGTGGGGCCACCTAATGGAAGCGGACGTCGTCATCATGAAGGTGCGAGACTATCGGAAATATTGACTAAAATTGATAAGAGATAATGCAGAATTTTGATTGACACCTGTAATTTGACTTGAATTATTTAATGAGTTTTTAACTGAGATTTTAGAAAAGCACTGCATCATAATTTTAGGATTTCTTAAGTGTTAACCTTGAGTTTAATTAACCCAAATTTTAAGTTAACCtttgcagtttttgtttttttttaccagtggACTCAAATTGCTtcaatgtttgctttttttttttatcctcttgCTCCCACACAGCAGCTAGTAAAGAGTAAACCAAGATCAGTGTGAGCTTGCATGTCTTGATGTGGCAGGAGACGATGTGGATCAGCGTCCCCAGGACTGATGATGGTCCTGCTCTCCCCACATGCCGACACAAGTCAATGTAAGGAACAAGTAACACACAACTTGAATGTATTTTCGACAATGCCTTAAGTGTGCCTTCTTTAATGTAACCGTCTCATTGTGCAGTGACGGTTTGGCAAATAGCCTTCATTTTTTGCgacttttttcctctttacaTTTAAGAGAAGCCGCACGAATATAGTTGAGATGGCAAAAACGAACAGAATGTTTACTCTTGAAATAAAAAGTCAGTCCAATTTCTACTTACAAAACTTTTAATACAAACAGGATACAAATAAAGAACACATGTTTCTGAGCAGGTctgaacaaaaccaaaaaaaaaaaaaaacacccgcattcataattttatttacaaaaacattatGTACAAGTGGTGTGACAGTATGccgtatgaattattataaaaagatATAAATAAGAAATGGCTAGTCAGGAAGGAGCTTATGTACAATATGGAGCTTGAAATTGACCCTGCTGCTAATACGGCCGCGGAAGATTCTCTTCCTTGATCTGACCGATGCAAGgcttaaaatgtaattgtcaCAGGTCAACAGGTCAGGGCTGACAGGAGTCACTAAGATGGGGCGTCGTCACCGTGTATCGCCTTATATTTCGACATCTCCTCCGGGAAGACTTTGCCGAGCTCGGAGATGAGAAGACTCTTGAATTTCTGTAATAGAACAAAAGGAGCCTGTAAATCAGCTGTGTCCGATTGTTACAGGATCGCAGTGTTACTTTTTACCGTCAGGGTGTCAATTTTTCCTTTAACTTGCTCATTGCGAGCCAAGGCTCTCTCCAAACACTCCTTTGTGTACAGCTGTGGGTTGCGACCCTGGTCGATATATCTGAATAATATCGCACAGGCAAAACACACACGTCATGAAAATCATTATAATTttcctccatccattttctatagctcTTGACAGCATTAGAATCACGAGAGAGACTTTTGGATGAGAGGCACCCTGAACTGAGCCAAAAACAGGGTTTAAATGAATATAAGAATCATATACACCCGACCACTAATTAAAAGGCCAGACTTTAGTGATATAAGAAATAAAGCCAAGGTAATATTGTGAGCTCAAATGAAGACCCGAAGTCAACATCCTCGTCCAAACTTACTCAAATACTTCCAGTGGTACGTTGATCTCATGCAGCTGTTGACGGCACTTTTCGATGTCCTGCAGTCCCGTTATCATTaaatttctgtaaaaataaaaaaaataaacgattAAAAACTCGAATGTTTACAACGCGTCAATTCAAACATGACTCACAGTTTTTGGTTGAGTCCCGCTTGGCTGCTCGACTGGAAGTCGCTGACAATAATTCCAAGCTGCCGAATATTTTCGACAAACTTTTCGAGATGCTCCTCGAGGTTTTCATTTTTCTCCGccatttaaatgttattttaaaaatataaatggttTACAGTGGCGCCGCGTGACAAAACAATCGTAGGTCTCTCGTTAGCCACCTCGGCTAGCGTATCTAAAGCGCAGTCGTGCTTTACGGCAGCGAACCAAGCCAACCACTGCTGGATTCtgtttgttgccatggtgacaacCAATGAAGGGCTGTCGTTTTCTGGCTCAAAACGTCGTGCTGCTGGAAGGCTGTTTCTCAACTCTGTAAGCATTAAACAAAAACGCTGCATTGCTTTTTCACAATATGAATTTAATTGAATCATAAAAAGGTGTATAAACATCTTAACATTTGTAACTTTCTCAAACCAAAGCACCGAACAGGAAAGAGTCATCACGTAAGTAACCCATTTATCAGTATCTAAGCGTtaagtaaaaatgaatttaaaacaaacaaacaatcatttATTCTCAGTGAAAAACACTCATTATTGGTGTAAATAAATAGCAGTTCAAATAGAATATGTAGGAAAATAAGAGCGAATGAACCGGAAATGACACAATTTTTGCAGTAAAAGCGAGTCGTCATTCCTTCGCGGTGTCACGATGATGTAATAATTAATGACACAATAATGGTTTAATGATGAATAAGATGCATTGTGTTAATCGAGATGTTTAAACTGTATTGTTTGTCAAGTGGGTGTTGTGATTGTCTCGTTATCGAAAGAAAGTCGTCAGAAATCGAATATCACATTTATCTAGTCACACGtaatgcatatttttgatgTGTTTCCTGTTTACTTGGGTTAGTTCCAAACGGAGTGGTATCATTTGAGTCTGCACAcacgctgaaaaaaataaaaatcgtcgCCGTGTGTGACGAGCTTTACTTTGAAATGCGCGTTTGCAAGGGTGAGCGCATGTGGGCTGAGCGTTTAAGTTGGTCTGCTTGCTCGTCATCCCCTGCATTACTAGAGCTGCTGCAGCTGCACGCACATGCATACACGCGTACACGCACAAAGACACGCACTATTATAAAGCGCTTTCCTGCAGCTCTGCTCCGTGGCAGCTCTCGTGGATCTTCTggattgtcttctttttttttttcgtccatACGAGGTGGCTACTTGCAGAAGACCCTCTGGATTTAACGTATTGGGTAAGCGAGTTTATGGTTTGATGTTAACTCGTGCTCATCGCGCGTTCGATTCGTGACCTcatctgttagttttttttagacattgaATTATGTCGTAGCCGTTTTGTTGGTCATTTAATGCAATACATTTCGATGTCGTGGCGTGTAGCGTGTTTCTTTTTCAATGCATGTGTCCGTACTGCGGCTGTAATAATGTTAACAGGGCGGGGGAGGGATGGGGTTGAATTCCGGACTAATTATCTTAAATTGATATTTCGAAGGGATTAAGAtgctattcatttatttcctcATTTCTGTTTGTAGTCACGCCGTGCTATGATGATGAACTGAGCGGAAAAGCGCAGGATCGTGGGCTGTGATCAACCCCGAAGGCTGCAGTGAAGGGAGAGTGGTGCAAGCGAGGTAAACTCAATAGTCCACATCCGTTCCAGGGGGAAAGGGTGCAATCTCGACCCTCTGCAGGGGGGGGATCTGCGGAGAAATCCAAACCAGATCCGTACACTAAATTATGGCCACTCTACTGCGGAAAATCGGTCTGATCCGCCTGCACGACCGAGACACAGAGGACCCCAAACACCACCAGGGTTCGTTAAAGGGCACCAAAGGCaaccagaaaaacaacaaaaactgtcagacGGCCAACGACACCAACATCCTCAGCACCCCGGAGATTAAGGCGAGGAAGCTGGACCAGCACGGCAAGGACAAGGACAAGGAGAAGCCAGGCAAGGATGCCAAGGagaaacagcagcagcagcagcagcaaaccGGAGGAGGCGGGAATAAAAGCACCGGAGCCTCCTCCGTCCCCCCCCTCGCCCCTCACCGGCATCACTGCACCCAAGTGCGGACGCGCAGGCTGATGAAGGAGCTGCAGGAGATCCGGAGGTTAGGGGACAACTTCATCACGGTGGAGCTGGTGGAGGACAACCTGTTCGACTGGAACGTCAAGCTTCACCAGGTGGACAAGGACTCGGCGCTGTGGCAGGACATGAAGGAGACGAGCACCGAGTTCATCCTGCTCAACGTCACCTTCCCCGACAACTTccccttctcgccgcccttcatGCGGGTGCTGACGCCCCGCTTGGAGAACGGCTACGTGCTGGACGGCGGCGCCATTTGCATGGAGCTGCTGACCCCCCGCGGATGGTCCAGCGCCTACACGGTGGAGGCGGTCATGAGGCAGTTTGCGGCCAGCCTCGTAAAAGGACAGGTGAGATGATCATCCCCCATACCtactgttaactcatttgctctattttgaatattgccatgctcccaaaaacgtatttatacgtttgtttgttttttatgctagggcatacagaaggctttgatgcagcctctgaactgaaaagaatgcttgaagcaatgatagttgttacacaaacggccagcaggaggcagcagagtatacgagctcaaccagggcctttTTGCAAAAAAGCTTCCCcgcactgttttaaacagatttgtgaataatgatgaaacttagctatattctaatgctaattgctgctaaatgaaaacagatagaaatatgcttattttcctgatgaaagaagagactctaatctttcttttggtagaatccatgtttttatagcaatagaacacaatattctgggggtcttgcaaaaatctgtcaaaatccagtaaaagagggagcgaaggggattgctttagtgaaaatgttaAAGCATATTTTTCTGCTTCACGCTAACCGTTTGGAGTTAGTCTCATTTTGCATAtagactggatttttttttgtattgaaatgGAATAATGTAGAATATAACAGAATACAGTAGAATCCATAAAAtggatttgcattttttaaatattagaaTAGTGTGTATTATAATACAGAGCAGCACAGCGCCGTAtagtctaataaaaaaaaaacatacagtgttgtcttgagatacaagtgcaTTGACTTACAAGCATTTCAAGATACAATCCACCCCTTGGTCGAATTATTTTGTTGATGTCTTaaacttaaaacaacaaaataagtcCCCAATCAATTCACATTGGTTTCCTTGCAGTGGAAGGACATTATcagtaggtggcggtaatgcaccatTGAGCTGGTTTGTCCACCCACAGAGGAAGAGGATGATAAGACAATTTATTAGGTGTTTAATCAGCCAAAGGCTAAATGTAATACTtgattatatacagtacaccacTGTGAAGTGTAAGTtctcttctaaaaaaaaaatcaactaaaaaaaatatttaaaaacgaaATTGGGTATTTTTTGTGGGTTGGTGTCATGGATTAATTGCATTGATGATTTGTGATGGAGTTTTGGTCATTGATAAAAAATGCATCTTGTATCTTTAGGCACCACCATATctacaaaattgtttttgtttttatgtctaAAAATAATAACCAAAAGTATTGTTAATTTTCTGACCCAAAGATTCAGGCATGCTTTTCAATATATTAATTATctgacaaaattaattaaattgaaaaaagtaCAGTTATTACATCTTCCTCACAGTCATCAgcttctgggtttgaatcttgacCTGACGGGAGTTTGCATGCGTTCCCCTTATTTGGTTTTCTCTAGGGACGGGCGAGTAtagataccaggtatcgggcggatacaggccttatttcaagatatcgATACATCAGCCACCGTTGTGAAtgttaagggaaaatgctatagtggcaaaaataattctttcttttctttaaaatgatctgtcattgtggtatcggtgactactcaacagTTATGTACCCgccgtactggtatcggtctgaaaaaaagtggtatcaaacatcccttgTTTTGTCTTGACCCAAATGAGGACGAGCGCTACAGTAGattgatgaatgtttttttttttacggcacccgcccctcctccccctcctcactACTCTCTGCAGTCCCTGTTTGATTGCCTTTCATCCTCTGGCAACAAAGACCCGCATAGCCACCAAGTGAAAGTCACACAGACTCCcgaaatgcccccccccccaacccccacccctccccaacAAATTTCCAAAGAACTATTAGACCACAGGGGATGGAAAAGCAAGCAGCGGGAATGCCACGATTGCAGACCTGTGTGATTCGGATCAACTCGATTATGTAATCCCGTCAAATCCagcccccctccacccccccctcgttttttttttttgcagcatctCTGCGCTTCCGACGGAAACGGCTGCATCCTCAAATGCACTCATCGTTATAACCTGGAGAGATTTCGTGAAAAATAAGTCTGACTCAATGAGACTCGGCGGGATGACGAACATTCCGAATATTCCCAAAACCAAAAACAGCAGATTGTCCTCCATGCAACCCCCCGTCGTGCCGTTGCTTTCTTTTGTTGAAGCATCTCCTGCTCAAGATGAGACACGATTGGCAGATTGACGAGCGCGCGGCCTCACAAAATGTGCTGCAGTGTCTCCTTGTAGCTAATGGAAACCGTATTGATTAACGTGGATGCAcagtacgtgcgtgcgtgtcttaCAGAGTGTTTGCATGCGCTGCATTTTCCCAAGCAGATCATCTCTCTCGCGCGCTCGGGGGACATGCTAATccaaaatacacaacaatgtGTTGATGCATTCGTAGGCCATCGTTTTGATGTCCGTCACGACAAAGCTCTATTTTTAGGGTTGTGGGAGTGGTGAGATGAAAGTCAAcaatgagacacacacacacactcattgagCGTATACAGTATGTAGGTCATCAGTTTTTGTCTTTCTCTTCCATTTTTTATTCCAATGCCGTTGCTAGAAGACAAATAGTGTACATGGTTTATAATCAAAACAAATAGCAGAGCGAAATGTATACAGCACATACATTTTAACATAATGGTAGCTTGATTTAGAATTTTAAGTCAATATGACAAACAtctacaacaataataataatataaatataaaaaattagtcACCAATATCAAtgccaaataccgataccaattgtacataaaattcccccTTAAAAAACAATGGCATGGATAAAACTACTACAGTGACTgctcatgagttaactcattcactgccattgacggccatagatgtcataaattaattttaactatttctattagtttaacattgttttccatttttgttaacaagagtatgaaaaccttggatttttttttgtacatttagaacagatataaaatttgtgattaatcgtgagttaactagtgaagtcatgcgattaattacaataaagaaataataatcacctgacacccctaatttttaataatctttttttatctgaataaataatataattgtaattattttttccaattttaattttttttaagaaaatcataattaatcgcatgacttcactagttaactcacgattaatcacacattttatatctgttgtaatacaataaaaacaaattctaggttttcatactcttgttaacaaaagtgggaaaaatggaaaactaatagaaatagttcaaatgaattattgacgtctattgccgtcaatggcagtgaatgtacTCAAACTGAtatctgaaaaaagtggtgtcgaacatccctattaaaaacaataaaatataatgtaaagaAATAGCAAAATGAACGAGACACTGTAAATACAGATATCTTTTTGCTATGAGtataatgtgcattgtcctaaaaaaaaaaggtgcaagtGAGTACTAGTTTGCCCCaatgacaacatgagtagcccacaggtGTGTTCTAAAAatgacactgtgacttactaagaataATAAGTacagaagaatgttaacatttatttatttaatatttctgtaccaaatattctttattttgtttaaaaataaaatagattgtgttcaatggggtaaaaaaaaaagtgtgtttatttaccccaatatttcaaaaacccattttagagctgtcattttaataccgtGATACAATATTTTTCCTCATAATTGTCATACTGTCAGAATCTAATATCGACCCATGCAAGGTACCAAAGAATTTGGATTAActtaaacatgcatgtttttggaatgtgaatgCAAATACCACATAGGAAGGCCAGAGtcgtgtctatttttttttccaaccccTGACACATCCCAGTCAagcatgatgacatcatcagtaaCGTGTTAGCTTGATGACCCGTCCCGTTAATGCTTACTGTGGCATGTAAGTGCTTTCAAGTGCTTCAAGTGCTATGCGGAATTTCATTCTGCTTATGACAGCCAACCACACATTTTGAGcgctaacatttttttcaacatgatttTATCCTCTAATGACCCGACTCTCAGTCCCAGAGGAGCTCCATGATCTGATGAGTCCACTATTGATCTCTTGTTTGTTCATCCTGACCTCTTCAAGCGCATGCCCGCGTTACGCAACAAGCCGCCTCCGGTCCCTTAGCGCCGATTCCCAACATGCAACGGGGCCTCGCCAGGCCTGTCCTGTTCCGTCCATTGACCGATTCCCATTCATACAATTAGCCAGCATCCACTCTGCGCGAGTGAGTCCCCCCTCCACAAGCGAGCACTTGCCCAAATAGATAAAGACCGACATGGGACGACGAA
The sequence above is drawn from the Vanacampus margaritifer isolate UIUO_Vmar chromosome 17, RoL_Vmar_1.0, whole genome shotgun sequence genome and encodes:
- the med10 gene encoding mediator of RNA polymerase II transcription subunit 10, producing the protein MAEKNENLEEHLEKFVENIRQLGIIVSDFQSSSQAGLNQKLNLMITGLQDIEKCRQQLHEINVPLEVFEYIDQGRNPQLYTKECLERALARNEQVKGKIDTLTKFKSLLISELGKVFPEEMSKYKAIHGDDAPS
- the ube2ql1 gene encoding ubiquitin-conjugating enzyme E2Q-like protein 1 encodes the protein MATLLRKIGLIRLHDRDTEDPKHHQGSLKGTKGNQKNNKNCQTANDTNILSTPEIKARKLDQHGKDKDKEKPGKDAKEKQQQQQQQTGGGGNKSTGASSVPPLAPHRHHCTQVRTRRLMKELQEIRRLGDNFITVELVEDNLFDWNVKLHQVDKDSALWQDMKETSTEFILLNVTFPDNFPFSPPFMRVLTPRLENGYVLDGGAICMELLTPRGWSSAYTVEAVMRQFAASLVKGQGRICRKAGKSKKAFSRKEAEATFKSLVKTHEKYGWVSPPVSDG